Proteins found in one Brevibacillus brevis genomic segment:
- a CDS encoding aminopeptidase — protein MADPRINELASRLVRYSLNLQKGEKVLIENTGLQPELVRALVRESFAVGALPLVTLKDQEVMRALYQGTSEEHMALMAKYEYDRMKDMDAYIAIRAYDNINEYADVPEDKMGIYARILYQPVHTNERVPNKRWVVLRYPNKSMAQLSKMSLEGFEDFYFSVCNLDYAKMSAAMTPLKELMERTDRVRIVGPKTDLRFSIKGINAIKCDGKRNIPDGEVYTAPVRDSVEGTIFYNAASIYNGITFNDVQFTFKEGKIVEATSSNTKALNDILDTDEGARYIGEFAIGFNPHILHPMLDILFDEKIAGSFHFTPGNAYTVADNGNRSSVHWDLVQIQRPEYGGGEIWFDDVLIRKDGRFVLPELEGLNPENLI, from the coding sequence ATGGCAGATCCACGCATTAATGAACTGGCAAGCCGTCTCGTCCGTTACTCGCTCAATTTGCAAAAAGGCGAAAAAGTTCTGATCGAAAATACAGGCCTGCAGCCTGAACTCGTTCGTGCACTTGTGCGTGAATCATTTGCAGTTGGGGCTCTGCCTTTGGTCACCTTGAAAGACCAAGAAGTCATGCGTGCACTCTATCAAGGTACGAGCGAAGAACACATGGCTCTGATGGCAAAATACGAGTATGACCGGATGAAGGACATGGACGCTTACATCGCCATCCGCGCTTACGACAATATCAACGAGTATGCCGACGTACCAGAAGACAAAATGGGCATTTACGCTCGCATCCTGTATCAACCTGTACATACGAACGAGCGCGTTCCGAACAAACGCTGGGTTGTACTGCGCTACCCGAACAAGTCGATGGCGCAACTGTCCAAAATGAGTCTCGAGGGCTTTGAGGACTTCTACTTCTCCGTCTGCAATCTGGACTACGCGAAAATGTCCGCTGCTATGACTCCGTTGAAAGAGCTGATGGAGCGCACTGATCGCGTACGCATCGTCGGTCCAAAAACAGACCTGCGCTTCTCCATTAAAGGAATCAATGCCATCAAGTGCGACGGCAAACGCAATATCCCGGATGGCGAAGTATACACCGCTCCTGTGCGCGATTCCGTAGAAGGAACGATTTTCTACAACGCGGCATCAATCTACAACGGCATTACCTTCAATGATGTGCAATTCACTTTCAAAGAAGGCAAAATCGTGGAAGCGACCAGTTCCAATACCAAAGCATTGAACGACATCCTCGACACGGACGAGGGCGCACGCTATATCGGAGAATTCGCGATCGGCTTCAATCCGCACATCCTCCACCCGATGCTGGACATCCTGTTTGACGAAAAAATCGCGGGCAGCTTCCACTTCACGCCAGGAAATGCTTACACAGTTGCAGACAACGGCAACCGCTCCTCCGTTCACTGGGACTTGGTCCAAATCCAACGCCCTGAATACGGCGGCGGCGAAATCTGGTTTGACGATGTGCTGATCAGAAAAGATGGGCGCTTCGTGTTGCCAGAGCTGGAAGGCTTGAACCCGGAGAATTTGATTTAA
- a CDS encoding iron-containing alcohol dehydrogenase, whose amino-acid sequence MFPFEVSFPTKIYFGIGELERLGQEAKSMGQKALLVTGGNAAKRTGLLDRAKALLQEAQVAYLVFDKIEPNPRTATVDAGAALAREHQCDFILAIGGGSVMDASKAIAAAAVSGRPIYDYMRGNPSGSGQLLVPVQEALPIMTVPTVAATGSEANHISVLTHWDTHEKSSINGPALYPKIAILDPSVTFTVPARVTAESCADIFSHLFENYLISAEGTHVQDGISETLIRLVVEHSITAIQQPDNAEARSTLLWASTLGISPFAAGGRGAGMPLHGVEHPLSGIYDMAHGRGLAILSLPYFEQVILQDRPERLARMGRHCFGITVEDEGEAARATIEAVRHWYERMGITERLSDFGVTKQSLAQMAEEAVRIGGRGIGYLPSSRKLNEADVIAIYEACL is encoded by the coding sequence ATGTTTCCATTTGAAGTGTCTTTTCCTACCAAAATTTACTTTGGGATAGGCGAACTGGAGCGTTTGGGCCAAGAAGCAAAATCGATGGGCCAAAAAGCATTGCTCGTCACAGGCGGCAATGCGGCCAAACGTACAGGACTTTTGGACCGCGCCAAGGCTCTGTTGCAGGAAGCTCAAGTGGCGTATCTTGTTTTTGACAAAATCGAACCGAATCCGCGTACGGCAACGGTTGATGCCGGAGCTGCTCTTGCTCGTGAGCATCAGTGTGACTTCATCCTCGCTATCGGTGGCGGCTCCGTGATGGATGCCTCCAAAGCGATTGCGGCAGCAGCCGTTTCCGGACGCCCGATTTACGATTACATGCGGGGAAATCCGAGCGGCTCTGGTCAATTGCTGGTACCTGTTCAGGAAGCACTGCCGATCATGACCGTTCCGACAGTAGCCGCTACAGGTTCGGAAGCAAACCATATCAGCGTCCTGACTCATTGGGATACGCATGAAAAATCTTCGATCAACGGTCCAGCACTTTACCCGAAGATTGCCATTCTTGACCCGTCTGTGACCTTTACCGTTCCAGCTCGCGTCACAGCGGAATCTTGCGCGGATATCTTTTCCCATCTGTTTGAAAACTATTTGATCAGCGCGGAAGGAACCCACGTTCAGGACGGTATTTCCGAAACGCTCATTCGTCTCGTTGTCGAGCACTCCATCACAGCGATCCAGCAACCAGACAACGCAGAAGCACGATCAACCCTTTTGTGGGCGAGTACGCTGGGCATCAGTCCATTCGCTGCTGGCGGTCGTGGTGCTGGCATGCCGTTGCACGGAGTTGAACATCCGCTGAGCGGAATCTACGATATGGCTCACGGTCGCGGACTGGCGATCCTGTCCCTTCCATATTTCGAACAAGTGATATTGCAAGATCGTCCCGAGAGACTAGCCCGTATGGGACGTCATTGCTTTGGCATTACCGTGGAGGACGAAGGCGAAGCAGCACGAGCAACGATTGAAGCCGTTCGCCATTGGTATGAGCGCATGGGAATCACAGAGCGTCTGTCTGACTTCGGTGTGACCAAACAATCGCTGGCCCAAATGGCCGAAGAAGCGGTTCGCATCGGCGGACGCGGAATCGGGTATCTGCCTAGCTCACGAAAATTGAATGAAGCCGATGTCATCGCGATCTACGAGGCTTGCCTGTAA
- a CDS encoding methyl-accepting chemotaxis protein yields the protein MHAIFRHLLTPFSRLHRQVRLRTKLTIPLLFILLVSSGMIGWIFYTQAKQVMISQMESRLDSETDKTTEKISLLKFTFASDDQSYQKRLQYELQQQESNLSQEGLILQQYLVKNGAFYPIEKVTKGAIEIPQDIAKRMEAERFGVIHVPVADHIHTLAFTHSPEESYIYVIDVLQESYLGPLYEITKIIVMTILASLVLSLLLCLLVVKGITAPFQTLIAAMQQVSSGDLTHRALLQNEGPEIRGISNSFNHMVEQMCEIIAEIQLMIVELNKGGIAIRQTADEAGDRSSMLSLRLDTVNQGVEQTAASTDGASASFQHIKQSMDGLFARIFSVIEAGKKMQTVTHHGQNRIDDLNTMINRFSHTYAQVDTRMTELRRQSESIGDVVHLIQNVAKQTKLLALNASIEAARAGENGRGFAVVANEVAKLASESETATLEITRMMDAVQEQTHEISSETSQASEQLQQSLQKLSDAASAFLELRQAVDQTTGELHIANEGLSDITEGLHTVDMALDAFVAISQETKCSTEEMLVASREQLTSIEKSRQLATELLSLSERLQEISDRFRVA from the coding sequence ATGCACGCTATCTTTCGCCATTTACTCACTCCCTTTTCTCGCTTACACAGGCAAGTGCGGCTCCGTACCAAGCTGACGATCCCACTACTGTTCATCCTGCTCGTTTCCTCTGGCATGATTGGCTGGATCTTTTACACCCAGGCAAAACAGGTGATGATTTCACAAATGGAGTCCCGCCTTGACTCAGAGACGGACAAGACCACCGAAAAAATTTCGCTTTTGAAGTTCACTTTCGCTAGCGACGATCAATCTTATCAAAAGCGTCTTCAATACGAATTGCAACAGCAAGAAAGTAATCTGTCTCAAGAAGGCTTGATACTCCAGCAATATTTGGTCAAAAATGGAGCTTTTTATCCTATTGAAAAAGTGACAAAGGGCGCTATTGAAATCCCGCAAGATATTGCGAAACGGATGGAAGCGGAGCGCTTCGGCGTGATTCACGTCCCTGTCGCTGACCACATACATACACTGGCCTTTACCCATTCTCCTGAGGAGAGCTACATATACGTCATAGACGTTTTGCAGGAGTCCTATCTAGGTCCTCTCTATGAGATAACCAAAATCATCGTGATGACCATTCTCGCTAGTCTGGTCCTTTCCTTGTTGCTGTGCTTGCTGGTTGTGAAGGGGATAACCGCGCCGTTTCAGACGTTGATTGCGGCCATGCAACAGGTCAGCTCGGGCGATCTCACCCATCGTGCCCTTTTGCAAAACGAGGGTCCAGAGATTCGCGGGATTTCTAACAGCTTCAACCATATGGTAGAACAAATGTGCGAGATTATTGCCGAGATCCAACTCATGATTGTGGAACTGAACAAAGGCGGCATCGCAATCAGGCAAACAGCCGATGAAGCAGGCGATCGTTCGTCGATGCTGTCTCTGCGTCTCGATACAGTCAATCAAGGCGTCGAACAAACGGCTGCCTCAACAGATGGCGCCAGCGCCTCCTTTCAGCACATCAAGCAATCGATGGATGGACTGTTTGCGCGTATTTTCTCTGTGATTGAAGCGGGTAAAAAGATGCAGACAGTCACCCATCATGGACAAAATCGTATCGATGATTTGAACACGATGATCAATCGCTTCTCCCACACGTACGCACAGGTCGACACCCGCATGACTGAACTGCGTCGACAATCAGAATCCATTGGAGATGTTGTTCATCTGATTCAAAACGTGGCGAAACAAACCAAGCTTCTCGCTTTAAATGCCAGTATTGAAGCAGCCCGTGCTGGAGAAAACGGACGCGGATTTGCTGTCGTGGCCAACGAGGTAGCCAAGCTAGCCAGCGAGTCGGAAACCGCTACATTAGAAATTACGCGCATGATGGACGCTGTTCAGGAACAAACCCATGAGATTTCCTCCGAAACCTCACAAGCATCCGAACAACTTCAGCAAAGCCTGCAAAAACTCTCAGACGCTGCATCTGCTTTTCTTGAGCTTCGACAAGCTGTCGATCAGACTACGGGAGAGCTGCATATAGCCAATGAGGGGTTATCAGACATAACGGAAGGCTTGCACACCGTAGACATGGCATTGGATGCGTTTGTTGCCATTTCACAAGAGACCAAATGCAGCACAGAAGAAATGCTGGTCGCCTCGCGCGAACAGCTCACCTCCATTGAAAAATCTCGTCAATTGGCAACGGAGCTTCTATCCTTATCTGAGCGGCTGCAAGAGATCAGTGATCGCTTTCGCGTTGCCTGA
- the purC gene encoding phosphoribosylaminoimidazolesuccinocarboxamide synthase, producing MEKQEQLYEGKAKRIYRTSLPDQYWVEYKDDATAFNGEKRAQITGKGELNNRITAIFFTMLKERGIDNHFVRLLSATEQVVRKVEIIPLEVVVRNIAAGSLAKRLGMEEGTVLPQPVVEFYYKDDALGDPLVNASHIKVLGIASESDQATLERMGLAVNEVLVPYLRERNITLVDFKLEFGKTADGEILLADEISPDTCRFWDSVTNEKLDKDRFRRDLGNVEEAYKEMLTRLGGDVHV from the coding sequence GTGGAAAAACAGGAACAACTCTACGAAGGTAAGGCAAAACGTATTTATCGGACATCTTTGCCTGATCAGTACTGGGTAGAGTACAAAGACGACGCAACAGCATTCAATGGAGAGAAACGGGCGCAAATCACCGGAAAAGGCGAGTTGAACAACCGCATTACGGCAATCTTTTTCACCATGCTGAAGGAGCGGGGCATCGACAACCATTTTGTCCGTCTGCTGTCCGCCACAGAGCAAGTTGTTCGCAAAGTGGAGATTATCCCTTTGGAGGTAGTCGTTCGCAATATCGCAGCAGGCTCATTGGCCAAGCGTCTTGGCATGGAAGAAGGAACTGTGCTTCCGCAGCCCGTTGTCGAGTTTTACTACAAGGATGACGCACTGGGAGATCCATTGGTGAATGCCTCCCATATCAAAGTGTTGGGGATTGCAAGCGAGAGTGACCAAGCGACATTGGAGCGCATGGGTCTTGCTGTAAACGAGGTCCTCGTGCCTTACCTACGCGAGCGCAACATTACTTTGGTCGATTTCAAACTGGAATTCGGAAAAACAGCGGACGGGGAGATTCTCCTCGCCGATGAAATATCCCCGGATACATGCCGTTTCTGGGATTCGGTAACGAATGAAAAGCTCGACAAAGACCGCTTCCGCCGCGATTTGGGTAATGTGGAGGAAGCTTACAAAGAAATGCTTACGAGACTAGGAGGAGACGTACATGTTTAA
- the purS gene encoding phosphoribosylformylglycinamidine synthase subunit PurS, producing the protein MFKAVVYVTLRESVLDPQGHAVKGALHTLGFDEVNNARIGKYMELELNTSDRAQAEERVREMCEKLLANTVVEDYRFDIVEG; encoded by the coding sequence ATGTTTAAAGCTGTTGTTTATGTAACATTGCGCGAGAGTGTTTTGGACCCGCAAGGACACGCTGTAAAAGGTGCTCTGCACACCTTGGGTTTTGATGAAGTAAACAATGCGCGTATCGGGAAGTACATGGAGTTGGAATTGAACACTTCTGACCGTGCGCAAGCAGAAGAGCGTGTACGTGAAATGTGCGAAAAGCTGTTGGCCAATACGGTGGTAGAAGACTATCGCTTTGATATCGTGGAGGGCTAA
- the purQ gene encoding phosphoribosylformylglycinamidine synthase subunit PurQ: MRVAVIVFPGSNADIDLFNAVEDVMGVPVDYVWHSDTDLSKYDAILLPGGFSYGDYLRCGAVARFSPVMEQVVKAAEEGKLIMGICNGFQILTEVGLLPGALLRNRSLKFRCKLSELRVENNDTSFTRDFAAGEVIQIPIAHGEGNYYCDEETLAKLKANKQIVFRYHGENPNGSLEDIAGICNERGNVLGMMPHPERAVHSWMTSDDGRRMFTSILKTWREQNSVTTHA; this comes from the coding sequence ATGCGAGTAGCCGTTATCGTCTTTCCAGGCTCGAACGCCGACATTGATTTGTTTAACGCAGTTGAAGACGTAATGGGAGTGCCTGTGGATTACGTATGGCATTCCGATACGGATCTTTCTAAATATGATGCGATTCTTTTGCCAGGTGGATTCTCTTATGGAGATTATCTGCGCTGTGGCGCCGTCGCTCGTTTTTCACCCGTCATGGAGCAAGTGGTGAAAGCAGCAGAAGAAGGCAAGCTGATCATGGGAATCTGCAATGGCTTCCAAATCCTGACCGAAGTCGGGCTGTTGCCAGGAGCACTCTTGCGTAACCGTTCACTGAAATTCCGTTGCAAGCTGTCCGAATTGCGTGTGGAAAACAACGATACCTCCTTTACCCGAGATTTCGCGGCAGGGGAAGTCATCCAAATTCCAATCGCGCACGGCGAAGGAAACTACTACTGTGATGAAGAAACGCTGGCGAAGCTTAAAGCGAACAAACAGATCGTTTTCCGCTATCATGGCGAGAATCCGAATGGTTCACTGGAAGACATCGCGGGCATTTGCAACGAACGTGGAAACGTACTTGGCATGATGCCTCACCCGGAGCGTGCCGTCCATTCTTGGATGACTTCCGATGACGGACGCCGCATGTTTACCTCGATCCTGAAGACTTGGAGGGAGCAGAACAGTGTCACAACTCACGCATAA